A window of the Streptomyces sp. NBC_00454 genome harbors these coding sequences:
- a CDS encoding dihydrodipicolinate synthase family protein, with translation MTPNHSTRSLRGIHVPLVTPFTSTGEVAAEALEALAHEVLGAGATGIVALGTTSEAAALDEGERDLVTDVCARVCRERGALLSVGAGASATLAAEASLVRLKRWPEVHAALVSVPAFVRPAAAGVLAHFTRLAEVSPVPLIVYHVPYRTGQPLDAAALRAIGALPGVAGVKYAVGAVDQDAVELIGDLPEEFEFLVGDDAYLSALLALGAAGGILASAHLATASFAALATAWSAGGAGDADRARALGHGLARLSATLFAEPNPAVIKGVLYAQGRIPTPDVRLPLLPASGAAVAAAQRELGRLQDAFPGLGGEAVRAPA, from the coding sequence ATGACACCGAACCACTCCACGCGGAGCCTGCGCGGGATCCACGTACCGCTCGTCACCCCCTTCACCTCCACCGGCGAGGTCGCCGCCGAGGCCCTGGAAGCGCTGGCCCATGAGGTGCTCGGCGCGGGCGCCACCGGGATCGTGGCCCTGGGCACCACCTCGGAGGCCGCCGCCCTCGACGAAGGGGAACGCGACCTGGTCACCGACGTCTGCGCCCGGGTCTGCCGGGAGCGGGGGGCGCTGCTGAGCGTGGGCGCCGGGGCGAGCGCGACCCTCGCCGCCGAGGCCTCGCTCGTCCGGCTGAAGCGGTGGCCGGAGGTGCACGCGGCGCTGGTGAGCGTGCCCGCGTTCGTCCGGCCCGCGGCCGCCGGGGTGCTCGCGCACTTCACCCGGCTCGCGGAGGTGAGCCCGGTGCCGCTGATCGTCTACCACGTCCCGTACCGGACCGGGCAGCCGCTGGACGCGGCCGCGCTGCGGGCGATCGGAGCGCTGCCCGGGGTGGCGGGAGTGAAGTACGCGGTCGGCGCGGTCGATCAGGACGCGGTGGAGCTGATCGGCGACCTGCCCGAGGAGTTCGAGTTCCTGGTGGGCGACGACGCGTACCTCTCCGCGCTGCTCGCGCTCGGTGCGGCGGGCGGGATCCTCGCCTCCGCGCATCTGGCGACGGCCTCCTTCGCCGCACTCGCGACGGCCTGGAGCGCGGGCGGGGCGGGCGACGCGGACCGGGCCCGCGCCCTGGGCCACGGGCTGGCCCGGCTCTCCGCCACGCTCTTCGCCGAGCCCAACCCGGCGGTGATCAAGGGCGTGCTGTACGCGCAGGGCCGGATCCCGACCCCCGACGTACGGCTCCCCCTGCTGCCGGCGAGCGGGGCCGCGGTGGCGGCGGCGCAGCGGGAACTGGGCCGCCTCCAGGACGCGTTCCCGGGGCTCGGCGGGGAGGCCGTACGGGCCCCCGCCTAG
- a CDS encoding LysR substrate-binding domain-containing protein: MLDVRRLRLLRELARRGTIAAVAEALSFSPSAVSQQLGVLEREAGLALLERTGRRVRLTPAGQNLVRYAEAVLELLEQADADLAEARSGLAGALRIGSFPTATRAIVPAALVALGRRHPGLEPMVSETDPAAVAHALRAGDLDVALIHEYDFVPTPEEPGLATEPLYREAMYLAAPAAPAEAEPPAPVPGAGAAGPDQGAMLRRHADAPWIMATHGTLCHAMTVRACQAAGFAPRIRHRVDDFATVLALVGAGQGVAVVPQLGIAGHAGPAVGLTRLLMERRTKLAFRSGAGAHPAVAAFGAALRSAVPPELDPRRAGA, translated from the coding sequence ATGCTCGATGTACGACGCCTGCGCCTGCTGCGCGAACTCGCCCGCCGGGGGACCATCGCCGCCGTCGCCGAAGCGCTGTCCTTCAGCCCTTCGGCGGTGTCCCAGCAGCTCGGCGTCCTCGAACGCGAGGCTGGCCTGGCCCTGCTGGAGCGCACCGGCCGCCGGGTCCGCCTCACCCCCGCCGGGCAGAACCTGGTCCGCTACGCGGAAGCCGTACTCGAACTGCTCGAACAGGCCGACGCGGACCTCGCCGAAGCCCGCAGCGGCCTGGCCGGAGCGCTGCGGATCGGGTCCTTCCCCACCGCCACCCGGGCCATCGTCCCGGCGGCCCTGGTCGCCCTGGGCCGCCGCCACCCGGGGCTGGAGCCGATGGTGTCCGAGACCGACCCGGCGGCCGTGGCCCACGCGCTGCGGGCCGGGGACCTGGACGTGGCCCTGATCCACGAGTACGACTTCGTCCCCACCCCCGAGGAGCCGGGGCTGGCCACCGAGCCGCTGTACCGGGAGGCGATGTACCTGGCGGCCCCGGCGGCCCCGGCGGAGGCGGAGCCCCCGGCGCCCGTGCCCGGCGCCGGAGCCGCCGGACCCGACCAGGGCGCGATGCTCCGCAGGCACGCCGACGCGCCCTGGATCATGGCCACGCACGGCACCCTCTGCCACGCCATGACCGTACGGGCCTGCCAGGCCGCCGGGTTCGCCCCGAGGATCCGTCACCGGGTCGACGATTTCGCGACCGTCCTCGCGCTGGTCGGGGCCGGCCAGGGCGTGGCGGTGGTGCCGCAGCTGGGGATCGCCGGGCACGCGGGCCCGGCCGTCGGCCTCACCCGCCTCCTCATGGAACGCCGCACCAAGCTGGCCTTCCGCAGCGGGGCCGGCGCCCACCCGGCCGTGGCCGCCTTCGGCGCGGCGCTGCGCTCGGCGGTGCCGCCGGAGCTGGACCCCCGGCGCGCGGGGGCATGA
- a CDS encoding S-(hydroxymethyl)mycothiol dehydrogenase: MTHRVRGVIARSKGAPVETTTILVPDPGPGEALVRVQACGVCHTDLHYREGGINDEFPFLLGHEAAGVVESVGPDVTSVAPGDFVILNWRAVCGSCRACKRGKPWYCFATHNATQPMTLEDGTPLSPALGIGAFAEKTLVAAGQCTKVDPAASPAAAGLLGCGVMAGLGAALNTGNVGRGDSVAVIGCGGVGNAAVAGARLAGASKIIAVDLDDRKLEWARGLGATHTVNGGAEDVVKAIQELTGGNGADVVIEAVGRPETYRQAFYARDLAGTVVLVGVPTPEMRLELPLLDVFGRGGALKSSWYGDCLPERDFPLLIDLYLQGRLDLDAFVSERIALDGVEAAFERMERGEVLRSVVEF; the protein is encoded by the coding sequence GTGACGCATCGCGTACGAGGGGTCATCGCCCGGAGCAAGGGCGCACCGGTGGAGACGACGACGATCCTCGTGCCCGATCCCGGGCCGGGCGAGGCCCTCGTACGGGTCCAGGCCTGCGGGGTCTGCCACACCGACCTGCACTACCGCGAGGGCGGGATCAACGACGAGTTCCCCTTCCTGCTCGGCCACGAGGCCGCCGGGGTCGTCGAATCGGTCGGCCCGGACGTCACCTCCGTGGCCCCCGGCGACTTCGTGATCCTGAACTGGCGTGCGGTGTGCGGGAGTTGCCGGGCCTGTAAGCGCGGCAAGCCCTGGTACTGCTTCGCCACGCACAACGCCACCCAGCCCATGACCCTGGAGGACGGCACCCCGCTCTCCCCGGCCCTGGGGATCGGAGCCTTCGCCGAGAAGACCCTGGTGGCGGCCGGCCAGTGCACCAAGGTGGACCCGGCCGCCTCGCCCGCCGCCGCCGGCCTGCTCGGCTGCGGGGTGATGGCCGGCCTCGGAGCCGCCCTGAACACCGGCAACGTCGGGCGCGGGGACTCCGTGGCCGTCATCGGCTGCGGGGGCGTGGGCAACGCGGCCGTCGCGGGCGCACGGCTGGCCGGCGCCTCGAAGATCATCGCGGTGGACCTGGACGACCGGAAGCTGGAGTGGGCGCGCGGGCTGGGCGCCACGCACACCGTCAACGGCGGTGCCGAGGACGTGGTCAAGGCCATCCAGGAGCTGACCGGCGGGAACGGCGCGGACGTGGTCATCGAGGCCGTCGGCCGCCCCGAGACGTACCGGCAGGCGTTCTACGCGCGCGATCTGGCCGGCACCGTGGTCCTGGTCGGCGTCCCGACGCCGGAGATGCGGCTCGAACTCCCGCTGCTGGACGTCTTCGGGCGCGGCGGCGCCCTGAAGTCCTCCTGGTACGGGGACTGCCTGCCCGAGCGGGACTTCCCCCTGCTCATCGACCTCTACCTGCAGGGCCGCCTGGACCTCGACGCGTTCGTCTCCGAGCGGATCGCACTGGACGGGGTCGAAGCGGCCTTCGAGCGGATGGAACGCGGAGAGGTGCTCCGTTCGGTGGTCGAGTTCTGA
- a CDS encoding alpha/beta fold hydrolase: MTSSASYRQPGVVITDHRFTVPLDHARPDGGERIELYARELVATGKDPESLPWLLYLEGGPGFGARRFVGRQAWLERALAEYRVLLLDQRGTGRSTPLNRQTLPLRGTPAQQAEYLAHFRADSIVRDAETIRPLLTGGAPWTVLGQSFGGFCVTHYLGAAPEGLTAALITGGLPSLDATATEVYEAAYPRMERKNREHYARYPMDVERARRIAAHLHDHPAELPGGYRLTVEAFQSLGLLLGVSDGSHQLHYLLEDAFVPTTAGPALSDAFLEAVHAQLSFAGHPLYALIHETIYAQDPAAPLGWAADRVRADQPRFDAARTLKGDEPLYFTGETVHPWHFDCDPALAPLRETAALLAARTGWTPLYDPARLAANEVPVAAAVYHDDMYVDTAHSLATARAVRGLRTWVTDEFDHDGVRAGGPRVLDRLLALVREEV; this comes from the coding sequence GTGACCTCCAGTGCCAGCTACCGTCAGCCCGGTGTCGTCATCACCGACCACCGCTTCACGGTGCCGCTCGACCACGCCCGCCCGGACGGCGGCGAGCGGATCGAGCTGTACGCGCGCGAGCTGGTGGCCACCGGGAAGGACCCCGAGTCCCTGCCCTGGCTGCTGTACCTGGAGGGCGGTCCCGGCTTCGGCGCCCGCCGGTTCGTCGGCCGGCAGGCCTGGCTGGAGCGGGCCCTGGCCGAGTACCGGGTCCTCCTCCTGGACCAGCGCGGAACCGGCCGGTCCACCCCGCTCAACCGGCAGACCCTGCCCCTGCGCGGCACCCCCGCGCAGCAGGCCGAGTACCTCGCCCACTTCCGCGCCGACTCCATCGTGCGCGACGCCGAGACCATCCGCCCCCTCCTCACCGGCGGCGCGCCCTGGACCGTCCTCGGCCAGAGCTTCGGCGGGTTCTGCGTCACCCACTACCTCGGCGCCGCCCCCGAGGGGCTGACCGCTGCCCTGATCACCGGCGGGCTGCCCTCCCTCGACGCGACCGCCACCGAGGTGTACGAGGCCGCGTACCCCCGCATGGAGCGCAAGAACCGGGAGCACTACGCCCGCTACCCCATGGACGTCGAGCGGGCCCGGCGCATCGCCGCCCACCTCCACGACCACCCCGCCGAACTCCCGGGCGGCTACCGGCTGACGGTCGAGGCCTTCCAGTCCCTGGGCCTCCTCCTCGGCGTCTCGGACGGCAGCCACCAGCTGCACTACCTGCTGGAGGACGCCTTCGTCCCCACCACGGCCGGGCCTGCACTCTCGGACGCCTTCCTGGAGGCCGTCCACGCCCAGCTCTCCTTCGCCGGACACCCCCTGTACGCCCTGATCCACGAGACGATCTACGCCCAGGACCCGGCCGCGCCCCTCGGCTGGGCAGCCGACCGGGTGCGCGCGGACCAGCCGCGCTTCGACGCCGCCCGCACCCTCAAGGGCGACGAGCCGCTGTACTTCACCGGCGAGACCGTCCACCCCTGGCACTTCGACTGCGACCCGGCGCTCGCCCCGCTGCGCGAGACCGCCGCACTGCTGGCCGCCCGCACCGGCTGGACGCCCCTGTACGACCCGGCGCGGCTCGCCGCCAACGAGGTGCCGGTGGCCGCCGCCGTCTACCACGACGACATGTACGTGGACACCGCGCACTCCCTGGCCACCGCCCGGGCTGTCCGGGGCCTGCGGACCTGGGTGACGGACGAGTTCGACCACGACGGAGTCCGGGCGGGCGGCCCGCGCGTCCTGGACCGGCTGCTGGCGCTCGTACGCGAAGAGGTCTGA
- a CDS encoding DUF3887 domain-containing protein, which yields MALMSGKPRTRGGKRRFVRIVPAVVLASSAVLLTNVSPATATVPAAMTVAARADDQQDDKQLALDALDEVVRGDFDAVSGRFDETLRLMASPELLARSWQDYQEQFGPYLSHGDPQQVASAQGIVVNVPLRMTKKPGEFRVTFNEAGHLTGLYFLRTGIPVP from the coding sequence ATGGCCCTGATGTCCGGCAAGCCAAGGACGCGCGGCGGGAAGCGGCGGTTCGTTCGGATCGTGCCCGCGGTCGTGCTCGCTTCCAGCGCCGTGCTCCTGACGAACGTTTCCCCCGCGACGGCCACGGTCCCGGCCGCGATGACGGTCGCGGCGCGGGCCGATGACCAGCAGGATGACAAGCAGCTCGCTCTCGATGCCCTCGACGAAGTGGTGCGGGGCGACTTCGACGCCGTCTCGGGCCGCTTCGACGAGACGCTGCGCCTCATGGCCTCTCCGGAGCTCCTCGCGCGCTCCTGGCAGGACTACCAGGAGCAGTTCGGGCCCTATCTGTCGCACGGGGATCCCCAACAGGTCGCGTCCGCACAGGGGATCGTGGTCAACGTGCCGCTGCGCATGACGAAGAAGCCCGGAGAGTTCCGCGTCACCTTCAACGAGGCCGGACACCTCACGGGGCTGTACTTCCTGCGAACGGGCATACCGGTCCCGTAG
- a CDS encoding PIG-L deacetylase family protein produces MTEQLDTAAAPLEPMPTDWQRALAVVAHPDDLEYGCAAAIADWTDGGREVVYLLATRGEAGIDTIDPVACAPLREAEQRASAAVVGVSTVEFLDYRDGVIEYNLALRRDIAAAIRRHRPELVITMNHRDTWGGADGGGWWNTPDHKAVGRATLDAAGDAGNRWIFPELIAEQGLEPWDGVRWVAVSGTTTPTHAADAGPGLERSVKSLMEHKAYIEVLTDEDPQTYVRNFLTGNAQQAAARFGGRPAVAFEVFPR; encoded by the coding sequence ATGACTGAACAATTGGACACGGCCGCAGCGCCCTTGGAGCCGATGCCCACCGACTGGCAGCGCGCGCTCGCCGTGGTGGCCCACCCCGACGACCTGGAGTACGGGTGCGCGGCGGCCATCGCCGACTGGACCGACGGCGGCCGCGAGGTGGTCTACCTGCTGGCCACGCGCGGTGAGGCGGGCATCGACACGATCGACCCCGTCGCCTGCGCCCCGCTGCGCGAAGCCGAACAGCGCGCCAGCGCCGCGGTGGTCGGAGTGTCCACGGTGGAGTTCCTGGACTACCGCGACGGCGTGATCGAGTACAACCTCGCACTGCGCCGGGACATCGCGGCCGCCATCCGACGGCACCGGCCCGAGCTGGTCATCACCATGAACCACCGCGACACATGGGGCGGGGCCGACGGCGGCGGCTGGTGGAACACCCCCGACCACAAGGCGGTCGGCCGGGCCACCCTGGACGCGGCGGGCGACGCGGGCAACCGCTGGATCTTCCCCGAACTCATCGCGGAGCAGGGGCTGGAACCCTGGGACGGGGTGCGCTGGGTCGCGGTGTCCGGCACCACGACGCCCACGCACGCGGCCGACGCCGGTCCGGGGCTGGAGCGTTCGGTGAAATCGCTGATGGAGCACAAGGCGTACATCGAGGTCCTGACGGACGAGGACCCGCAGACCTACGTGCGCAACTTCCTGACGGGCAACGCCCAGCAGGCGGCGGCCCGGTTCGGCGGGCGGCCGGCGGTGGCGTTCGAGGTCTTCCCGCGCTGA
- a CDS encoding enoyl-CoA hydratase/isomerase family protein: MIDTIGTEIAEGEERIRLEVADGIAELTLCRPDKLNGWSWESTRQLGLLADRIRFDPDVRVVLLRAEGRAFCAGIDVTAPGGAIAGASAAERNRNYYEGIRWVHERFAVLARLPQPVVAAAQGYCLGFGFELALMADIRIAADDAVFALPEAQLGVAVDAGGDLRIAREAGAGWAKFLALTGRRIDAQTALRLNLVQQVVPVAELESTARSLAAEIAANAPLAVQGIKRAVDSYADAALPAALDRVAMTAALTLTSEDSREGYTAKASRRPPRFTGA, translated from the coding sequence GTGATCGACACCATCGGCACGGAGATCGCGGAGGGTGAGGAACGGATCCGTCTGGAGGTCGCGGACGGGATCGCGGAACTCACCCTCTGCCGCCCGGACAAACTCAACGGCTGGAGCTGGGAGTCCACCCGCCAGCTGGGCCTGCTGGCGGACCGGATCCGCTTCGACCCGGACGTACGGGTGGTCCTGCTGCGGGCCGAAGGGCGGGCCTTTTGCGCGGGCATCGACGTGACGGCCCCGGGCGGGGCGATCGCGGGAGCCTCGGCCGCCGAGCGGAACCGGAACTACTACGAGGGCATCCGCTGGGTCCACGAACGCTTCGCGGTCCTCGCCCGGCTGCCGCAGCCGGTGGTGGCCGCGGCGCAGGGCTACTGCCTGGGCTTCGGCTTCGAGCTGGCCCTGATGGCCGACATCCGGATCGCGGCGGACGATGCCGTCTTCGCCCTGCCGGAAGCCCAGTTGGGCGTCGCGGTCGACGCCGGCGGAGACCTGCGCATCGCCCGCGAGGCGGGCGCGGGCTGGGCCAAGTTCCTGGCCCTGACGGGCCGCCGCATCGACGCGCAGACGGCGCTGCGGCTCAACCTGGTCCAACAGGTCGTGCCGGTCGCCGAGTTGGAATCGACGGCCCGTTCCCTCGCGGCGGAGATCGCGGCCAACGCCCCCCTCGCGGTCCAGGGCATCAAGCGGGCCGTCGACTCCTACGCGGACGCCGCCCTGCCCGCGGCCCTGGACCGCGTGGCGATGACGGCGGCCCTCACCCTCACCTCGGAGGACTCCCGCGAGGGCTACACCGCCAAGGCGTCCCGCCGCCCACCACGCTTCACGGGGGCCTGA
- a CDS encoding helix-turn-helix domain-containing protein — protein sequence MIGEEQRRVIDPERDAAALKALTHPLRIRLLGLLRQDGPATASELAVSTGESSASTSYHLRVLAKYAFVAEAEHRDGRERRWRAVHLVTSWSNGAMDASPDSRAWVGLSRRAQIQHLEASLVRHEADIADGRLGREWAEPARIDDLMPRLTPESLTELWEVLDRKLEELTGRDAQDPRAARVVLLTAGLPLAPREPAAQPVPDAPAAAPAPAATGTGEAAS from the coding sequence ATGATCGGCGAAGAGCAGAGACGTGTCATCGATCCCGAACGGGACGCGGCAGCCCTGAAGGCCCTCACGCACCCGTTGCGGATCCGGCTGCTCGGACTGCTTCGGCAGGACGGCCCGGCCACCGCGAGCGAGCTCGCCGTGAGCACGGGGGAGTCCTCCGCATCCACCAGCTACCACCTGCGCGTCCTGGCGAAGTACGCATTCGTCGCCGAGGCCGAGCACCGCGACGGGCGGGAACGCCGCTGGCGGGCAGTGCACTTGGTGACCTCCTGGAGCAACGGGGCGATGGACGCCTCGCCGGACAGCCGCGCCTGGGTCGGTCTCTCGCGCCGGGCCCAGATCCAGCACCTGGAGGCCTCCCTCGTCCGGCACGAGGCCGACATCGCCGACGGCCGCCTGGGGCGGGAGTGGGCGGAGCCCGCCAGGATCGACGACCTGATGCCCCGCCTGACCCCCGAGTCGCTCACCGAACTCTGGGAGGTCCTCGACCGGAAGCTGGAGGAGCTGACCGGCCGCGACGCGCAGGACCCCCGCGCGGCCCGGGTCGTCCTCCTCACCGCAGGGCTGCCCCTGGCCCCCCGCGAACCCGCCGCGCAGCCCGTACCGGACGCCCCCGCCGCCGCGCCCGCCCCGGCGGCCACCGGCACCGGGGAGGCGGCGTCGTGA
- a CDS encoding MFS transporter has product MTGRLDIPAARRRYVTACTLFWLPLGLTVAPLILLLTERGMTMAAIAGFFAAHSLVAAALELPTGGLSDVLGRRAVLAAAGLLNLAALTLLGLGSAPWLLGLGMVLMGAGRALSSGPAEAWYVDTLQAHSGPDAELRTGLARGSSATSAALAAGTLLGGTLPWLLGAGPDLGARLGGATSGLVLPLSVPLLLGAAVEIAFVLYILAALPEPSRPAATLREVLRGIPVTVVDGLRLGGRDAMVRRIFLSAGAAGSALAALELFTPGRAAALTGASDSGAVLFAALACAGFVCSGVGSHLAPAAARLAGSGERAVMASLGASAVGLLLLGVTALSTGVGSMVLAATGYGLVYLGIGAAGPSENDILHRRVSSAGRATALSVQSLALQLAGALTGLAIGVLGPGPLPWLVGGAALLAGALLWARRGVPEPSTSTCPN; this is encoded by the coding sequence GTGACCGGACGGCTGGACATACCCGCCGCGCGCCGCCGCTACGTCACGGCCTGCACCCTCTTCTGGCTGCCGCTGGGGCTGACCGTCGCCCCCCTGATCCTGCTGCTCACCGAGCGCGGCATGACCATGGCCGCCATCGCCGGGTTCTTCGCCGCGCACTCCCTGGTCGCCGCAGCGCTCGAACTGCCCACCGGGGGACTCTCCGACGTCCTGGGGCGCCGCGCCGTCCTGGCCGCCGCCGGGCTGCTGAACCTGGCCGCCCTGACCCTCCTCGGCCTCGGCTCCGCCCCCTGGCTCCTGGGCCTGGGCATGGTGCTGATGGGCGCGGGCCGGGCCCTGTCCAGCGGACCGGCCGAAGCCTGGTACGTAGACACCCTCCAGGCACACTCCGGCCCCGACGCCGAACTGCGCACCGGCCTGGCCCGCGGCTCCTCGGCCACCTCCGCCGCGCTCGCCGCGGGCACCCTGCTCGGCGGCACCCTCCCCTGGCTGCTCGGAGCCGGCCCCGACCTCGGCGCCCGGCTGGGCGGAGCCACCTCCGGGCTGGTGCTGCCGCTCTCCGTGCCTCTGCTGCTGGGCGCGGCGGTCGAGATTGCCTTCGTGCTGTACATCCTGGCCGCCCTGCCCGAGCCGTCCCGGCCCGCGGCCACCCTGCGCGAGGTGCTCCGGGGCATCCCGGTCACCGTCGTGGACGGACTGCGCCTGGGCGGCCGCGACGCGATGGTCCGCCGGATCTTCCTCAGCGCCGGGGCCGCCGGCAGCGCCCTGGCCGCGCTGGAACTGTTCACTCCCGGACGCGCCGCGGCCCTCACGGGCGCATCGGATTCGGGCGCCGTGCTCTTCGCCGCGCTCGCCTGCGCCGGATTCGTCTGCTCCGGCGTCGGCAGCCACCTCGCACCGGCAGCCGCCCGGCTCGCGGGCAGCGGAGAGCGTGCCGTCATGGCGAGCCTCGGCGCCAGTGCGGTCGGCCTGCTCCTGCTCGGCGTCACCGCGCTGTCCACCGGGGTGGGCTCCATGGTCCTGGCGGCCACCGGCTACGGACTGGTCTACCTCGGCATCGGTGCGGCGGGACCGAGCGAGAACGACATCCTGCACCGCCGCGTCTCCAGTGCCGGCCGGGCCACCGCGCTCTCGGTCCAGTCCCTGGCCCTGCAACTGGCCGGAGCCCTCACCGGTCTGGCCATCGGCGTCCTGGGGCCGGGTCCGCTGCCCTGGCTGGTGGGAGGCGCCGCGCTGCTGGCGGGAGCCCTCCTGTGGGCCCGCCGCGGTGTGCCCGAGCCGTCCACGAGCACCTGCCCGAACTGA
- a CDS encoding TetR/AcrR family transcriptional regulator — protein sequence MSTVSTGRPSLTERRREATRFEIAEASAALFSERGYEATTVDDIARAAGISLRTFYRYCPAKEDALTPVLTAGVATLVEELALRPAGEPLTEAVQAAFTTATAGARYEEPGQTVRLIQVMSGVPAIRLRWLAAARAMQDRLIPVLALRTGRPESALETRLLAAVLIDAVTVALEHWAAEDGRDPLPAVSARALALLRLEE from the coding sequence GTGAGCACGGTCAGTACGGGCCGCCCGTCGTTGACGGAGCGGCGCAGGGAGGCCACGCGGTTCGAGATCGCGGAGGCCTCGGCCGCGCTGTTCTCCGAGCGGGGGTACGAGGCCACGACGGTCGACGACATCGCACGGGCCGCCGGCATCTCGCTGCGCACCTTCTACCGCTACTGCCCGGCCAAGGAGGACGCGCTGACCCCCGTACTCACGGCCGGGGTCGCCACCCTGGTGGAGGAGCTGGCCCTGCGCCCGGCGGGCGAACCGCTCACCGAGGCCGTCCAGGCCGCCTTCACGACCGCGACGGCGGGTGCGCGCTACGAGGAACCGGGCCAGACGGTCCGCCTGATCCAGGTGATGAGCGGGGTCCCGGCGATCCGCCTGCGCTGGCTCGCGGCCGCCCGCGCGATGCAGGACCGCCTGATCCCGGTGCTCGCGCTCCGTACGGGCCGCCCCGAATCCGCCCTGGAGACCCGCCTCCTGGCGGCCGTGCTCATCGACGCCGTCACGGTCGCCCTCGAACACTGGGCCGCCGAGGACGGCCGCGACCCCCTCCCCGCCGTGTCGGCCCGCGCCCTCGCGCTGCTGCGGCTGGAGGAGTAG
- a CDS encoding SDR family oxidoreductase, which yields MENPLRGLPAPPPLGSAALPPGTYAGQVVLVTGGGTGLGKAIATEFARLGADLVIAGRRIEQLKSAQEELAAVPGAGRVTAAVCDIRDPERVAEVFDAAGAAFGRLPDVLINNAAANFPCPAEDLSPNAWRAVVDITLTGTWFTTREFGRRHLAAGSCGSIVNIGASYAWTGGPGFAHSAAAKAGVKNLVETLAVEWGPYGIQINGLVPGLFPHADMTEDIRGGLDRAAPDAKDNRQPALRVGAPRELGWAATFLASPYARFITGHTLVVDGANWQRRSLVNPEVVPVREQLGRGPFTL from the coding sequence ATGGAGAACCCCTTGCGCGGCCTGCCCGCGCCGCCGCCGCTCGGCTCCGCCGCCCTGCCCCCCGGTACGTACGCGGGGCAGGTGGTGCTCGTGACCGGCGGCGGCACCGGGCTGGGCAAAGCCATCGCCACCGAATTCGCGCGGCTCGGCGCGGACCTGGTGATAGCCGGCCGCCGGATCGAGCAGCTGAAGTCGGCCCAGGAGGAGCTGGCGGCCGTACCCGGCGCGGGCCGGGTGACGGCCGCCGTCTGCGACATCCGGGACCCGGAACGGGTGGCCGAGGTGTTCGACGCGGCCGGGGCCGCCTTCGGCCGGCTGCCGGACGTGCTGATCAACAACGCGGCGGCCAATTTCCCCTGCCCGGCCGAGGACTTGTCCCCCAACGCCTGGCGGGCGGTGGTCGACATCACCCTCACCGGCACCTGGTTCACCACCCGCGAGTTCGGCCGCCGCCACCTCGCCGCGGGCAGCTGCGGGTCCATCGTGAACATCGGAGCCTCGTACGCCTGGACGGGCGGGCCGGGATTCGCCCACAGCGCCGCCGCCAAGGCCGGGGTGAAGAACCTGGTGGAGACCCTGGCCGTCGAGTGGGGCCCGTACGGCATCCAGATCAACGGCCTGGTCCCCGGGCTGTTCCCGCACGCGGACATGACCGAGGACATCCGGGGCGGCCTGGACCGGGCCGCCCCGGACGCCAAGGACAACCGGCAGCCCGCCCTGCGGGTCGGCGCACCGCGCGAACTGGGCTGGGCCGCGACCTTCCTGGCCTCCCCCTACGCCCGTTTCATCACCGGCCACACCCTGGTGGTGGACGGCGCGAACTGGCAGCGCCGCTCCCTCGTCAACCCCGAAGTGGTACCGGTACGGGAGCAGCTGGGCCGTGGCCCGTTCACCCTCTGA